In Streptomyces sclerotialus, one genomic interval encodes:
- a CDS encoding DUF721 domain-containing protein, translating into MSEQPGPQDAPGPEQPKPPELSGIDLARQALVAAKEQARARGAAAQQKKQARRGGGLRSGARADGRDPLPLGAAINRLITERGWETPAAVGGVMGRWPQLVGPEVAQHCEPQKYDEDARVLTVQCDSTVWATQLRLLAPTLVARLNEDLGHGSVKVIKVLGPGGPPRRYGALRAPGSKGPGDTYG; encoded by the coding sequence GTGAGTGAGCAGCCCGGTCCACAGGACGCCCCGGGACCTGAGCAGCCCAAGCCGCCGGAGCTGTCCGGCATCGACCTGGCGCGGCAGGCACTGGTGGCCGCGAAGGAGCAGGCCCGGGCGCGAGGCGCGGCCGCGCAACAGAAGAAGCAGGCCAGGCGTGGTGGCGGCCTGCGGTCCGGCGCGCGGGCAGACGGTCGTGACCCGCTGCCGCTGGGTGCCGCGATCAATCGCCTGATCACCGAGCGCGGCTGGGAGACGCCGGCCGCGGTCGGCGGGGTGATGGGGCGCTGGCCCCAGCTGGTGGGCCCCGAGGTGGCGCAGCACTGCGAGCCGCAGAAGTACGACGAGGACGCGCGGGTGCTGACGGTGCAGTGCGACTCGACGGTCTGGGCGACACAGCTGCGGCTGCTGGCGCCGACGTTGGTGGCCCGGCTGAACGAGGACCTGGGGCACGGGTCTGTGAAGGTCATCAAGGTGCTGGGGCCGGGTGGGCCGCCCCGTCGGTACGGAGCGCTGCGGGCGCCGGGGAGCAAGGGTCCGGGAGACACGTACGGATGA
- the recF gene encoding DNA replication/repair protein RecF (All proteins in this family for which functions are known are DNA-binding proteins that assist the filamentation of RecA onto DNA for the initiation of recombination or recombinational repair.) produces MHVAHLSLADFRSYARVEVPLDPGVTAFVGPNGQGKTNLVEAVGYLASLGSHRVSSDAPLVRMGAERAIVRAQVVQGDRQQLIELELNPGKANRARINRSSQVRPRDVLGIVRTVLFAPEDLALVKGDPGERRRFLDELITARSPRMAGVRSDYDRVLKQRNTLLKSAALARRHGGRKMDLSTLDVWDQHLARAGAELLAQRLDLIATLQPLADKAYEQLAPGGGPVALEYRGSVGERLAEASNREELYGLLMEALGEARKNEIERGVTLVGPHRDDLILKLGRLPAKGYASHGESWSYALALRLASYDLLRAEGNEPVLVLDDVFAELDARRRERLAELVAPGEQVLVTAAVDDDVPGVLAGARYAVSEGTAEKVS; encoded by the coding sequence ATGCATGTCGCGCATCTGTCGCTCGCCGACTTCCGCTCGTACGCCCGGGTCGAGGTCCCGCTCGACCCGGGCGTCACGGCCTTCGTCGGGCCCAACGGCCAGGGGAAGACCAATCTCGTCGAGGCGGTCGGCTATCTCGCCAGCCTCGGCAGCCACCGCGTCTCCTCCGACGCCCCGCTGGTCCGCATGGGCGCGGAGCGGGCGATCGTACGGGCGCAGGTCGTGCAGGGTGACCGGCAGCAGCTGATCGAGCTGGAGCTGAACCCGGGCAAGGCCAACCGGGCGAGGATCAACAGGTCCTCGCAGGTCAGGCCACGTGACGTACTGGGCATCGTGCGCACGGTCCTGTTCGCGCCGGAGGACCTGGCCCTCGTCAAGGGCGACCCCGGCGAGCGGCGGCGCTTCCTCGACGAGCTGATAACGGCGCGTTCGCCGCGCATGGCCGGTGTGCGCTCGGACTACGACCGGGTGCTGAAGCAGCGGAACACCCTGCTCAAGAGCGCGGCCCTGGCGCGCCGGCACGGCGGCCGGAAGATGGACCTGTCCACGCTGGACGTCTGGGACCAGCACCTGGCCCGCGCGGGTGCCGAGCTGCTGGCGCAGCGGCTGGACCTGATCGCGACGCTGCAGCCGCTGGCGGACAAGGCGTACGAGCAGCTGGCGCCGGGCGGCGGGCCGGTCGCGCTGGAGTACCGCGGCTCGGTGGGCGAGCGGCTGGCCGAGGCGTCGAACCGCGAGGAGCTGTACGGGCTGCTCATGGAGGCGCTGGGCGAGGCCCGCAAGAACGAGATCGAGCGGGGCGTGACCCTGGTCGGTCCGCACCGCGACGACCTGATCCTCAAGCTGGGGCGGCTGCCCGCGAAGGGGTACGCGAGCCACGGCGAGTCCTGGTCGTACGCGCTGGCGCTCCGGCTGGCCTCGTACGACCTGCTGAGGGCCGAGGGCAATGAGCCGGTCCTCGTACTGGACGACGTCTTCGCCGAGCTGGACGCGCGACGGCGCGAGCGGCTGGCGGAGCTGGTGGCGCCGGGCGAGCAGGTGCTGGTGACGGCGGCGGTGGACGACGATGTGCCGGGCGTGCTGGCGGGGGCGCGGTACGCGGTCTCCGAGGGCACGGCGGAGAAGGTGTCGTAA
- the gnd gene encoding phosphogluconate dehydrogenase (NAD(+)-dependent, decarboxylating) encodes MELGLVGLGKMGGNMRERIRRAGHTVIGYDRNPDLADVSSLKEMVDRLQGPRVVWVMVPAGAATQATIDELGELLSEGDIVVDGGNSRWTDDEKHAEELRAKGIGFVDCGVSGGVWGLENGYALMYGGDAEDVAKVQPIFDALKPEGDFGSVHAGKVGAGHFAKMVHNGIEYAMMQAYAEGWELLEKVDSVTDVREVFRSWQEGTVIRSWLLDLAVNALDDDEHLEKLRGYAADSGEGRWTVEAAIDNAVPLPAITASLFARFASRQDDSPQMKMIAALRNQFGGHAVENSK; translated from the coding sequence ATGGAGCTCGGTCTCGTCGGTCTCGGCAAGATGGGCGGCAACATGCGCGAGCGCATCCGCCGCGCCGGCCACACGGTCATCGGTTACGACCGCAATCCCGACCTCGCGGATGTGTCCAGCCTCAAGGAGATGGTGGACCGTCTGCAGGGTCCGCGGGTCGTGTGGGTCATGGTGCCGGCCGGCGCCGCCACCCAGGCGACGATCGATGAGCTGGGTGAGCTGCTGTCCGAGGGCGACATCGTCGTGGACGGCGGCAACAGCCGCTGGACGGACGACGAGAAGCACGCCGAGGAGCTGCGCGCCAAGGGCATCGGCTTCGTGGACTGCGGCGTCTCCGGTGGTGTGTGGGGCCTGGAGAACGGCTACGCGCTGATGTACGGCGGCGACGCCGAGGACGTGGCGAAGGTCCAGCCGATCTTCGACGCGCTCAAGCCGGAGGGCGACTTCGGTTCCGTGCACGCCGGCAAGGTCGGCGCGGGCCACTTCGCGAAGATGGTCCACAACGGCATCGAGTACGCGATGATGCAGGCCTACGCCGAGGGCTGGGAGCTGCTGGAGAAGGTCGACTCCGTCACGGACGTGCGCGAGGTCTTCCGCTCCTGGCAGGAGGGCACGGTCATCCGCTCCTGGCTGCTGGACCTGGCGGTCAACGCGCTGGACGACGACGAGCACCTGGAGAAGCTGCGCGGTTACGCGGCCGACTCCGGTGAGGGCCGCTGGACGGTCGAGGCCGCCATCGACAACGCGGTGCCGCTGCCGGCGATCACCGCGTCGCTGTTCGCACGGTTCGCCTCGCGTCAGGACGACTCGCCGCAGATGAAGATGATCGCCGCGCTGCGGAACCAGTTCGGCGGCCACGCGGTCGAGAACTCGAAGTAA
- the dnaN gene encoding DNA polymerase III subunit beta yields MKIRVERDVLAEAVAWAAKSLPARPPVPVLAGLLLKAEDGSLSLSGFDYEVSARVSVEAETEEEGTVLVSGRLLADICRALPNRPVEISTDGVRVTVVCGSSRFTLHTLPVEEYPALPQMPTATGTVPGEVFASAAAQVAIAAGRDDTLPVLTGVRIEIEGDTVTLASTDRYRFAVREFLWKPESPDASAVALVPAKTLLDTAKSLSSGDTVTLALSGSGAGEGLIGFEGAGRRTTTRLLEGDLPKYRTLFPTEFNSVAVIETAPFVEAVKRVALVAERNTPVRLSFEQGVLILEAGSSDDAQAVERVDAQLEGDDISIAFNPGFLLEGLSAIDSPVAQLSFTTSTKPALLSGKPAADAEADDAYKYLIMPVRLSG; encoded by the coding sequence GTGAAGATCCGGGTGGAGCGCGATGTACTCGCGGAGGCAGTGGCCTGGGCGGCCAAGAGCCTCCCGGCCCGTCCGCCGGTGCCCGTCCTCGCGGGCCTGCTGCTGAAGGCGGAGGACGGCTCCCTGAGCCTCTCCGGCTTCGACTACGAGGTCTCGGCGCGGGTCTCGGTGGAGGCGGAGACCGAGGAGGAGGGCACGGTCCTCGTTTCCGGCCGGCTGCTCGCCGACATCTGCCGCGCCCTGCCGAACCGCCCGGTGGAGATCTCCACAGACGGTGTACGAGTGACCGTGGTCTGCGGCTCCTCGCGCTTCACCCTCCACACACTGCCTGTGGAGGAGTACCCGGCGCTGCCCCAGATGCCCACCGCCACCGGCACCGTGCCCGGTGAGGTCTTCGCCTCCGCGGCCGCCCAGGTCGCCATCGCCGCCGGTCGCGACGACACCCTTCCGGTGCTCACCGGTGTCCGCATCGAGATCGAGGGCGACACCGTCACGCTCGCCTCGACCGACCGCTACCGCTTCGCGGTCCGCGAGTTCCTGTGGAAGCCGGAGAGCCCGGACGCCTCCGCGGTCGCGCTGGTCCCCGCCAAGACGCTGCTGGACACCGCCAAGTCGCTGAGCAGCGGTGACACGGTCACCCTGGCGCTCTCCGGCTCCGGTGCCGGTGAGGGCCTGATCGGCTTCGAGGGGGCCGGCCGCCGGACGACCACCCGTCTCCTCGAGGGTGACCTGCCGAAGTACCGCACGCTCTTCCCGACCGAGTTCAACTCCGTCGCGGTGATCGAGACCGCCCCGTTCGTCGAGGCCGTCAAGCGTGTGGCGCTGGTCGCGGAGCGGAACACCCCGGTGCGGCTCAGCTTCGAGCAGGGCGTGTTGATCCTGGAGGCCGGCTCCAGCGACGATGCACAGGCTGTGGAGCGCGTCGACGCGCAGCTGGAGGGCGACGACATCTCGATCGCCTTCAACCCCGGCTTCCTGCTGGAGGGCCTGTCCGCGATCGACTCGCCGGTGGCCCAGCTGTCGTTCACGACCTCGACCAAGCCCGCGCTGCTGAGCGGCAAGCCCGCCGCGGACGCCGAGGCGGACGACGCCTACAAGTACCTGATCATGCCGGTGCGCCTGTCGGGCTGA
- the dnaA gene encoding chromosomal replication initiator protein DnaA — translation MADVPADLAAVWPRVLDHLLRAESDSLKPKDQDWLKRTQPLALVADTALLAVPNEFAKGVLEGRLAPLIGEALSHECGRPIRIAITVDDTSEAPQPPAPPQPLPSQQPQLSHDAYDSYDSRQSYGRQNGHQGGHENGPQGVPQGGHGSGRHGGHQNDELPTVRPAYPEYQQQHQQPRPAPGAWPQHSEDHRSGLSDDSVRHDDYGWQQQRLGGFPERDPYATPPSHRQQHGQPAPGDYRSQNDDYRSQTDDYRPQGGDDYHRQGGDRPHSDAPRPPYDQSPQHRDADGHQPGGPGRHAAPGGPGSSLPAPSGAPGPLAAQPAPATGPGEPTARLNPKYLFDTFVIGASNRFAHAAAVAVAEAPAKAYNPLFIYGESGLGKTHLLHAIGHYARSLYPGTRVRYVSSEEFTNEFINSIRDGKADAFRKRYRDMDILLVDDIQFLASKESTQEEFFHTFNTLHNANKQIVLSSDRPPKQLVTLEDRLRNRFEWGLITDVQPPELETRIAILRKKAVQEQLNAPPEVLEFIASRISRNIRELEGALIRVTAFASLNRQPVDLGLTEIVLKDLIPGGEDAAPEITATAIMAATADYFGLTVDDLCGSSRSRVLVTARQIAMYLCRELTDLSLPKIGGHFGGRDHTTVMHADRKIRALMAERRSIYNQVTELTNRIKNG, via the coding sequence GTGGCTGACGTCCCTGCAGATCTTGCCGCAGTGTGGCCGCGGGTACTCGACCACCTGCTCCGGGCGGAGAGCGACAGCCTCAAGCCCAAGGACCAGGACTGGCTCAAGCGGACCCAGCCGCTCGCCCTGGTCGCCGACACCGCGCTGCTCGCCGTACCCAACGAATTCGCGAAGGGCGTACTGGAGGGACGGCTCGCGCCCCTCATCGGCGAGGCACTGAGCCACGAGTGCGGCCGCCCGATCCGTATCGCGATCACCGTCGACGACACCTCCGAGGCGCCCCAGCCCCCCGCGCCACCGCAGCCCCTCCCCTCGCAGCAGCCGCAGCTCTCGCACGACGCGTACGACAGTTACGACAGCCGCCAGAGCTACGGTCGGCAGAACGGGCACCAGGGCGGCCACGAAAACGGTCCACAGGGCGTACCCCAGGGTGGACACGGCAGCGGCCGGCACGGCGGCCACCAGAACGACGAGCTGCCCACCGTGCGCCCCGCCTACCCCGAGTATCAGCAGCAGCACCAGCAGCCACGGCCCGCGCCCGGCGCCTGGCCGCAGCACTCCGAGGACCACCGCTCCGGCCTGTCCGACGACTCCGTGCGGCACGACGACTACGGATGGCAGCAGCAGCGGCTCGGCGGCTTTCCGGAGCGCGACCCCTATGCGACGCCGCCCTCCCACCGCCAGCAGCACGGCCAACCGGCACCCGGCGACTATCGGTCGCAGAACGACGACTACCGGTCACAGACCGACGACTACCGTCCGCAAGGGGGCGACGACTACCACCGGCAGGGCGGCGACCGCCCGCACTCGGACGCGCCGCGCCCGCCGTACGACCAGTCGCCGCAGCACCGTGACGCCGACGGCCACCAGCCGGGCGGCCCCGGCCGGCACGCGGCGCCCGGCGGCCCGGGCAGCAGCCTCCCCGCGCCCAGCGGCGCCCCCGGCCCGCTCGCGGCGCAGCCCGCGCCGGCGACGGGCCCCGGTGAGCCCACGGCGCGGCTGAACCCGAAGTACCTCTTCGACACCTTCGTCATCGGGGCTTCCAACCGCTTCGCGCACGCCGCGGCGGTCGCCGTCGCCGAGGCCCCGGCCAAGGCGTACAACCCGCTCTTCATCTACGGCGAGTCCGGGCTCGGCAAGACGCACCTGCTGCACGCGATCGGCCATTACGCCCGCAGCCTGTACCCCGGTACCAGGGTCAGATATGTGAGCTCGGAGGAGTTCACCAACGAGTTCATCAACTCCATCCGCGACGGCAAGGCGGACGCGTTCCGCAAGCGCTACCGGGACATGGACATCCTGCTGGTCGACGACATCCAGTTCCTCGCGAGCAAGGAGTCGACGCAGGAGGAGTTCTTCCACACCTTCAACACGCTGCACAACGCGAACAAGCAGATCGTGCTCTCCAGTGACCGGCCGCCCAAGCAGCTGGTCACCCTGGAGGACCGGCTGCGCAACCGCTTCGAGTGGGGCCTGATCACGGACGTCCAGCCGCCCGAGCTGGAGACCCGTATCGCGATCCTCCGTAAGAAGGCGGTGCAGGAGCAGCTGAACGCGCCGCCGGAGGTACTGGAGTTCATCGCCTCCCGGATCTCGCGGAACATCCGTGAGCTGGAGGGCGCGCTGATCCGCGTCACGGCCTTCGCCTCGCTCAACCGGCAGCCGGTGGACCTCGGCCTCACCGAGATCGTGCTGAAGGATCTGATCCCCGGCGGCGAGGACGCGGCCCCCGAGATCACCGCTACCGCGATCATGGCGGCCACCGCCGACTACTTCGGGCTGACGGTGGACGATCTGTGCGGCTCCTCACGCAGCCGGGTGCTCGTGACGGCGCGGCAGATCGCGATGTACCTCTGCCGCGAGCTGACGGACCTGTCGCTGCCGAAGATCGGCGGCCATTTCGGCGGCCGCGACCACACCACCGTCATGCACGCCGACCGGAAGATCAGGGCGCTGATGGCGGAGCGCCGCTCCATCTACAACCAGGTGACCGAGCTGACGAACCGCATCAAGAACGGCTGA
- the rpmH gene encoding 50S ribosomal protein L34, translated as MSKRTFQPNNRRRAKTHGFRLRMRTRAGRAILASRRGKGRARLSA; from the coding sequence GTGAGCAAGCGCACCTTCCAGCCGAACAACCGTCGCCGCGCCAAGACCCACGGCTTCCGCCTGCGCATGCGTACGCGTGCCGGCCGCGCGATCCTCGCGTCCCGCCGCGGCAAGGGTCGCGCCCGCCTGTCGGCCTGA
- the rnpA gene encoding ribonuclease P protein component, protein MLPTEHRLRRREDFATAVRRGRRAGRPLLVVHLRSGATDPHAAGEMVPPARAGFVVSKAIGNAVVRNKVQRRLRHLVRDRLDRLPAGSLVVVRALPGAGDAEYDALARDLDAALQRLLRTPGRDPGGGAP, encoded by the coding sequence GTGCTGCCTACCGAGCATCGGCTGAGGCGGCGCGAGGACTTCGCGACCGCGGTACGCCGGGGACGCAGGGCCGGGCGCCCGCTCCTCGTCGTCCATCTACGCAGCGGTGCAACGGACCCGCACGCAGCGGGGGAAATGGTTCCCCCGGCGCGTGCGGGTTTCGTCGTGAGCAAGGCCATCGGCAACGCCGTGGTCCGCAACAAGGTCCAGCGCCGGCTCCGCCACCTCGTACGCGACCGCCTGGACCGGCTGCCCGCCGGTAGCCTGGTGGTTGTACGAGCGCTGCCCGGCGCGGGTGATGCGGAGTACGACGCGCTCGCCCGCGATCTTGATGCCGCGCTGCAGCGCCTGCTGAGAACCCCCGGGCGGGACCCAGGAGGGGGCGCTCCGTGA
- the yidD gene encoding membrane protein insertion efficiency factor YidD produces MKYPLLLLIKLYQWTISPLLGPVCKYYPSCSHYGYTAIDRHGAVKGTALTAWRILRCNPWSLGGVDHVPPRKHPVWHQRLRSRLGGGPTVHEPAAQPETQPNAQGA; encoded by the coding sequence GTGAAGTACCCGCTGCTGCTGTTGATCAAGTTGTACCAGTGGACCATCAGCCCCCTGCTGGGCCCGGTCTGCAAGTACTACCCGTCGTGCTCCCACTATGGCTACACGGCCATCGACAGGCACGGCGCGGTGAAAGGGACAGCGCTGACCGCCTGGCGCATCCTGCGTTGCAATCCGTGGTCGCTCGGTGGTGTCGACCATGTACCGCCCCGGAAGCATCCGGTCTGGCACCAGCGGCTGAGGAGCCGCCTGGGGGGCGGGCCCACCGTCCATGAGCCTGCCGCACAGCCCGAGACTCAGCCCAACGCCCAAGGAGCTTGA
- the yidC gene encoding membrane protein insertase YidC produces MDTILGPLYTAVSWIIVQFHSLYSLVFDRNSGAAWGLSIVSLVVLIRICLIPLFVKQIKSTRNMQALQPKMKAIQERYKSDKQRQSEEMMKLYKETGTNPLSSCLPILAQSPFFISLYQVLNHIAQNKTVGVIDESLLASAQKAHIFGAPLSVKFMDSASKVEALGASLTDVRVVTVIMIVLMSASQFYTQRQLMTKNVDLTVKTPFMQQQKMLMYVFPVMFAVFGINFPVGVLVYWLTTNVWTMGQQMFIIRRNPTPGSRAYTERQERLRAKGKLKEDPAEVEAKQAVEEARQNRQQPKRQSKSQRQTAAPAGGGTQARTRAGAQNSGSTAKGGGTKQSLQKDSGQNADAAKKNAAQKSQGGKAKGSTAAGSSRNAKSGQRKGQQRPKHPSKK; encoded by the coding sequence GTGGACACGATCCTCGGTCCTCTCTATACCGCTGTCTCCTGGATCATCGTCCAGTTCCATTCGCTGTACAGCCTGGTCTTCGACCGGAACAGCGGCGCGGCATGGGGTCTGTCCATCGTGTCGCTCGTGGTCCTGATCCGTATCTGCCTGATCCCGCTCTTCGTGAAGCAGATCAAGTCGACGCGGAACATGCAGGCGCTCCAGCCGAAGATGAAGGCGATCCAGGAGCGCTACAAGAGCGACAAGCAGCGCCAGTCCGAAGAGATGATGAAGCTCTACAAGGAGACGGGCACCAACCCGCTCTCGAGCTGTCTCCCGATCCTGGCCCAGTCGCCGTTCTTCATCTCGCTGTACCAGGTCCTGAACCACATCGCGCAGAACAAGACCGTCGGTGTCATCGACGAGTCGCTGCTGGCGAGCGCCCAGAAGGCCCACATCTTCGGCGCCCCGCTGTCCGTGAAGTTCATGGACTCGGCGTCCAAGGTCGAGGCGCTCGGCGCTTCCCTGACCGATGTCCGGGTCGTCACGGTCATCATGATCGTTCTGATGTCGGCGTCGCAGTTCTACACCCAGCGCCAGCTGATGACGAAGAACGTCGACCTCACGGTGAAGACCCCGTTCATGCAGCAGCAGAAGATGCTGATGTACGTCTTCCCGGTCATGTTCGCCGTCTTCGGTATCAACTTCCCCGTCGGTGTCCTCGTGTACTGGCTGACCACCAACGTGTGGACCATGGGCCAGCAGATGTTCATCATCCGCCGTAACCCCACTCCGGGCAGCCGGGCCTACACGGAGCGCCAGGAGCGGCTGCGCGCCAAGGGCAAGCTGAAGGAGGACCCGGCGGAGGTCGAGGCGAAGCAGGCCGTCGAGGAGGCGCGCCAGAACCGCCAGCAGCCCAAGCGCCAGAGCAAGTCCCAGCGGCAGACCGCGGCCCCGGCCGGCGGTGGCACGCAGGCCCGCACCCGGGCCGGCGCGCAGAACTCCGGCTCCACGGCCAAGGGCGGCGGGACCAAGCAGTCGCTGCAGAAGGACTCGGGCCAGAATGCGGACGCGGCGAAGAAGAACGCCGCGCAGAAGTCGCAGGGCGGCAAGGCCAAGGGCAGCACGGCCGCCGGTTCCTCCCGTAACGCCAAGTCCGGACAGCGCAAGGGCCAGCAGCGGCCCAAGCACCCGTCCAAGAAGTAG
- a CDS encoding protein jag, which yields MTDTTPAAEGTDTLSRLEQEGEIAADYLEGLLDIADLDGDIDMDVEADRAAVSIISDSTSRDLQKLVGRDGEVLEALQELTRLAVHRETGDRSRLMLDIAGYRARKREELAELGAKAAQEAKTSGEPVKLKAMTPFERKVVHDAVAAAGLRSESEGEEPQRRVVVLPA from the coding sequence GTGACGGACACGACCCCTGCCGCCGAGGGCACCGACACCCTGTCCCGGCTGGAGCAGGAGGGCGAGATCGCGGCCGACTACCTCGAGGGCCTGCTGGACATCGCGGACCTCGACGGCGACATCGACATGGACGTCGAGGCCGACCGTGCCGCAGTGTCGATCATCAGCGACTCCACCAGCCGTGACCTGCAGAAGCTGGTGGGCCGGGACGGCGAGGTGCTGGAGGCGCTCCAGGAGCTGACCCGGCTGGCGGTGCACCGGGAGACCGGCGACCGCAGCCGCCTGATGCTGGACATCGCCGGCTACCGCGCACGCAAGCGCGAGGAGCTCGCGGAGCTGGGCGCCAAGGCGGCCCAGGAGGCGAAGACCTCGGGCGAGCCGGTGAAGCTGAAGGCGATGACGCCGTTCGAGCGCAAGGTGGTGCACGACGCCGTCGCGGCGGCCGGGCTGCGCAGCGAGTCCGAGGGCGAGGAGCCCCAGCGCCGGGTCGTCGTGCTCCCGGCCTGA
- the rsmG gene encoding 16S rRNA (guanine(527)-N(7))-methyltransferase RsmG, which translates to MTESAAELPAAPEAAREMFGERFPEAVRYGELLADAGVRRGLIGPREVPRLWERHLLNCAVLSEVVPEGVSVCDVGSGAGLPGIPLALVRPDLKITLLEPLLRRTNFLEEVVELLGLDHVTVMRGRAEEVMGKIPQVHVVTARAVAPLDRLAGWGVPLLRPYGEMLALKGDTAEEELKGARAALSKLGVVETSVVHVGEGVVDPMSTVVRVEVGESPGGVRFAAKRAKANRANRASRGRRR; encoded by the coding sequence GTGACGGAGTCAGCGGCGGAGCTTCCTGCGGCGCCTGAAGCGGCGCGGGAGATGTTCGGCGAGCGCTTCCCGGAGGCCGTACGGTACGGCGAGCTGCTCGCCGACGCCGGGGTACGGCGCGGACTGATCGGTCCGCGTGAGGTGCCGCGGCTGTGGGAGCGGCACCTGCTGAATTGCGCCGTGCTCTCCGAGGTGGTCCCCGAGGGCGTCTCGGTGTGTGACGTGGGCTCGGGCGCGGGACTCCCGGGCATCCCCCTGGCACTGGTACGCCCGGACCTGAAGATCACGCTGCTGGAGCCGCTGCTGCGGCGCACGAACTTCCTGGAGGAGGTCGTGGAGCTGCTGGGGCTGGACCATGTGACCGTGATGCGGGGCCGGGCCGAGGAAGTGATGGGCAAGATCCCCCAGGTGCATGTCGTGACCGCGCGTGCGGTGGCGCCGCTGGACCGGCTGGCCGGCTGGGGCGTGCCGCTGCTGCGGCCGTACGGGGAGATGCTGGCGCTCAAGGGCGACACCGCGGAGGAGGAGCTGAAGGGTGCCCGGGCGGCACTCAGTAAGCTCGGTGTGGTGGAGACGTCGGTGGTGCACGTCGGCGAGGGCGTGGTGGATCCGATGTCCACGGTCGTCCGCGTGGAGGTCGGCGAGAGCCCGGGTGGGGTCCGCTTCGCGGCCAAGCGCGCCAAGGCGAACCGTGCCAACCGGGCGTCCCGGGGACGGAGGCGCTGA
- a CDS encoding AAA family ATPase translates to MAGSEHCEPEVEESESLRSDANIAGPMTDPVPGPRSESLGEDVSRETPSPMDDTPIGRAAQLAVQALGRAGEGLPRPEQTRVMVVANQKGGVGKTTTTVNLAASLALHGARVLVVDLDPQGNASTALGIDHHAEVPSIYDVLVESKPLSDVVQPVPDVEGLFCAPATIDLAGAEIELVSLVARESRLDRAIKAYEQPLDYILIDCPPSLGLLTVNALVAGAEVLIPIQCEYYALEGLGQLLRNVDLVRGHLNPKLHVSTILLTMYDGRTRLASQVADEVRSHFGSEVLRTSIPRSVRISEAPSYGQTVLTYDPGSTGSLSYLEAAREIALRGAPGAAGQGLSVTYESQHSMSEGNQ, encoded by the coding sequence ATGGCAGGCTCTGAGCATTGCGAGCCTGAAGTCGAGGAGAGTGAATCCTTGCGGTCCGACGCCAACATCGCGGGACCGATGACCGATCCGGTCCCCGGTCCCCGTAGCGAGTCGCTCGGGGAAGACGTTTCACGTGAAACGCCGTCCCCCATGGACGACACCCCGATCGGTCGTGCTGCTCAGTTGGCAGTCCAGGCGCTGGGCCGTGCGGGAGAGGGCCTACCCCGCCCCGAGCAGACTCGGGTCATGGTGGTGGCCAACCAGAAGGGCGGGGTCGGCAAGACCACGACCACGGTGAACCTGGCTGCCTCACTCGCCTTGCACGGCGCACGAGTGCTGGTGGTCGACCTGGACCCCCAGGGCAATGCCTCCACGGCCCTGGGAATCGATCACCACGCCGAGGTCCCCTCCATCTACGACGTCCTGGTGGAGAGCAAGCCACTGTCCGACGTGGTCCAGCCGGTGCCGGACGTGGAGGGGCTGTTCTGTGCGCCCGCCACGATCGACCTGGCCGGCGCGGAGATCGAACTGGTCTCGCTCGTGGCGCGGGAGAGCCGGCTGGACCGGGCCATCAAGGCCTACGAACAGCCACTGGACTACATCCTCATCGACTGCCCGCCCTCGCTCGGCCTGCTGACGGTCAACGCTCTGGTGGCAGGCGCCGAGGTACTGATCCCCATCCAGTGCGAGTACTACGCGCTGGAAGGCCTGGGGCAGCTGCTGCGGAACGTCGACCTGGTCCGAGGCCACCTGAACCCGAAGCTGCATGTGTCGACGATCCTCCTGACCATGTACGACGGGCGGACCCGGCTCGCCTCCCAGGTCGCCGACGAGGTGCGCAGCCACTTCGGCAGCGAGGTACTGAGAACCAGCATTCCCCGCTCGGTGCGTATTTCCGAGGCGCCGAGCTACGGGCAGACGGTGCTCACCTATGATCCGGGCTCCACCGGCTCACTGTCCTACCTCGAAGCGGCGCGGGAGATCGCGCTGCGGGGGGCTCCGGGGGCAGCCGGTCAGGGGCTCAGCGTGACCTATGAATCACAGCACAGCATGTCGGAGGGGAATCAGTGA